One window of Caldisericia bacterium genomic DNA carries:
- the groES gene encoding co-chaperone GroES, which produces MKLRPIGDKIIVEPEKEEEKTKSGIVLPDTAKEKPQKGKVIAVGPGKILDNGQRSPMEVKEGDIVIYSKYAGTEVKIDDKEYLILSDRDVLAILE; this is translated from the coding sequence ATGAAGTTAAGACCAATTGGTGACAAGATTATTGTTGAGCCTGAAAAAGAAGAAGAAAAAACTAAATCAGGTATTGTTTTACCAGACACTGCAAAAGAAAAACCTCAAAAAGGTAAAGTTATTGCAGTTGGCCCTGGAAAAATTTTAGATAATGGACAAAGAAGCCCTATGGAAGTTAAAGAGGGGGATATTGTTATTTACTCAAAATATGCAGGGACTGAAGTAAAAATTGATGATAAAGAATATTTGATCTTATCTGATAGGGATGTTTTAGCAATTTTAGAGTAG
- a CDS encoding bis-aminopropyl spermidine synthase family protein yields the protein MERLREEILFILSRKDTDFFEIISKSNFTAKEVLDELKKMKAEGLIEEKNGVFKLKEKIEVKISTDFICDKCRGRRVYDRNGLWSNLKKKYEEIAKLRPRPVQVYDQGVIDSDTAIGRFLYMLTRGDVYKKKILILGDDDLMGILFSLSNITDEIVVLEIDKRIVDFINEIKKEYKLNNLTAYEYDAREKLPEKFVDKFDTFFTDPVETVEGLLIFVSRTLASLKGKGNAGYFGLTSIESNGEKWLKIQKSLNEMNLVITDIVRNFSFYELGDDILNSDLLIVKENPFNIQNPTFHWYNSHLFRVEVVGVKKPKYVESVNLGRELYFDEYTYVVTP from the coding sequence ATGGAAAGATTAAGAGAAGAGATTCTTTTTATTCTTTCTCGAAAAGATACAGATTTTTTTGAAATCATATCTAAAAGCAATTTCACTGCAAAAGAAGTTTTAGATGAATTAAAGAAAATGAAAGCGGAGGGATTAATAGAAGAAAAGAATGGGGTTTTTAAATTAAAAGAAAAAATAGAGGTAAAGATATCTACTGATTTTATATGTGATAAATGCAGGGGGCGAAGGGTTTACGATAGAAATGGATTATGGAGTAATTTAAAGAAAAAATATGAGGAAATTGCTAAATTAAGGCCACGCCCTGTTCAAGTATATGATCAGGGTGTCATTGATTCTGATACTGCAATAGGAAGGTTTTTATATATGTTAACTAGGGGGGATGTTTATAAAAAGAAAATTCTAATTTTAGGTGACGATGATTTAATGGGAATTTTATTCTCTTTATCAAATATAACAGATGAAATAGTTGTTCTTGAAATTGATAAGAGGATCGTTGATTTTATAAATGAAATAAAAAAAGAGTATAAATTGAATAATTTAACTGCATATGAGTATGATGCAAGAGAGAAACTTCCAGAAAAATTTGTTGACAAATTTGACACATTCTTTACAGATCCAGTTGAAACAGTTGAAGGTTTACTTATTTTTGTCTCTAGAACTTTAGCCTCACTAAAAGGGAAGGGGAATGCAGGTTATTTTGGATTAACATCAATTGAATCTAATGGAGAAAAGTGGCTTAAGATTCAAAAGAGTCTGAATGAGATGAATCTTGTTATAACAGACATTGTTAGAAATTTCTCTTTTTATGAACTTGGTGATGACATTTTAAATAGCGATCTTTTAATTGTAAAAGAGAATCCATTTAATATTCAAAATCCTACATTCCATTGGTATAACTCTCACCTATTTAGAGTTGAAGTAGTTGGTGTAAAAAAACCAAAATATGTTGAAAGTGTAAATTTAGGAAGAGAGTTATATTTTGATGAATATACTTATGTTGTTACGCCATGA
- a CDS encoding nucleotidyltransferase family protein, with the protein MKIFGIVISAGEGRRMEGRIKQLLPWKNSTILGTIIETLKDSELDKIYIILGYEKEIIYNSIKDLLTDKFEVIINENYKKGMVTSIQEALKKAHTGFDGFIVFLGDQPFLNKETVNTLINEAKKGEYPIIVSCYKGERGHPTYISMKFKEKILLLDPEKEGLRDIIYDARNKNLVLDLETGDPDTIKDIDTYEMYLKEKEEHNA; encoded by the coding sequence ATGAAAATTTTTGGCATAGTTATATCTGCAGGAGAAGGAAGAAGAATGGAAGGGAGGATAAAACAACTTCTTCCTTGGAAAAATTCAACAATTCTTGGAACAATTATTGAAACTCTTAAAGATAGTGAATTAGATAAAATTTATATAATATTAGGATATGAAAAAGAAATAATATATAACTCCATAAAAGATCTTTTAACTGATAAATTTGAAGTCATAATCAATGAAAATTATAAAAAGGGGATGGTGACATCAATTCAAGAGGCACTTAAAAAAGCACATACTGGTTTTGATGGATTTATCGTTTTTTTAGGTGATCAACCATTTTTAAATAAAGAAACAGTAAATACTTTAATAAATGAGGCCAAGAAAGGTGAATATCCAATCATTGTTTCATGTTATAAAGGAGAAAGAGGTCATCCAACTTATATTTCTATGAAATTTAAAGAGAAAATTTTACTACTTGATCCTGAAAAAGAGGGTTTAAGAGATATAATTTATGATGCGAGAAATAAAAATCTTGTTCTTGATTTAGAAACAGGTGACCCTGATACTATAAAAGATATAGATACATATGAGATGTATTTAAAGGAGAAGGAGGAACACAATGCATGA
- the alr gene encoding alanine racemase, with protein MSEENILLRPFWAEINLDALKKNYLFLRSVVKDKKLISVVKADAYGHGAPEIASELESLGSDYFAVATLEEGIELRIKGISKPILIFGYIFPKQVDYIINFSLTPTVYSIDFVKELDKICEITREKVNIHIKIDTGMGRVGILWNEAVDFIKEVFKYKNINVEGLYAHFSSADEKDKTFSRIQFERFMKVVDELEKEKIKIPLKHHGNSATVIDLPEYILDGVRCGISLYGLKPSQEVKNVKLYPVMSLHSKIIFLKKVPPNTPISYGRTFITKKESIIGTLPFGYADGYPRILSNKGVVLYKGKRVKVVGRVTMDQVMIDLSRFKDVKVGDDVIIMGKDGKEEISADDIAKKCNTINYEIVTRIGKRVPRVYIKNGEVVKIKTLLDR; from the coding sequence ATGAGTGAAGAAAATATCTTATTAAGGCCTTTTTGGGCCGAAATTAATCTTGATGCTTTAAAGAAAAATTACCTTTTTTTAAGAAGTGTAGTTAAAGATAAAAAATTAATTTCTGTTGTTAAAGCAGATGCATATGGTCATGGTGCCCCAGAAATAGCGAGTGAACTTGAAAGTTTGGGTAGCGACTATTTTGCAGTCGCTACCCTTGAAGAAGGTATTGAATTAAGAATAAAAGGTATATCAAAACCAATTCTTATATTTGGATATATTTTTCCAAAACAAGTTGATTATATTATAAATTTCTCATTGACTCCAACGGTTTATTCAATTGATTTTGTAAAAGAGTTAGATAAAATTTGTGAAATAACAAGAGAAAAGGTGAATATTCATATAAAAATAGACACTGGAATGGGAAGAGTTGGTATTCTTTGGAATGAAGCAGTAGATTTTATAAAAGAAGTTTTTAAATATAAAAATATAAATGTTGAAGGCCTATACGCACATTTTTCTTCTGCAGATGAAAAGGATAAAACATTCTCAAGAATCCAATTTGAAAGATTTATGAAGGTTGTTGATGAACTTGAAAAAGAGAAGATTAAAATTCCTTTAAAACATCATGGAAACTCAGCAACAGTTATTGACCTTCCAGAATATATTTTAGATGGAGTAAGATGTGGAATTTCTCTTTATGGATTAAAACCTTCTCAGGAAGTCAAAAATGTAAAACTTTATCCTGTTATGAGTTTGCATTCTAAAATTATATTTTTAAAAAAAGTTCCACCTAATACTCCAATAAGTTATGGAAGAACATTTATAACAAAGAAAGAAAGTATAATTGGAACTCTTCCTTTTGGTTATGCAGATGGATATCCAAGAATTTTGTCAAATAAAGGAGTTGTTTTATATAAAGGGAAAAGAGTAAAAGTTGTTGGAAGAGTTACAATGGATCAAGTTATGATTGATCTCTCACGCTTTAAAGATGTTAAGGTTGGCGATGATGTTATAATAATGGGTAAAGATGGCAAAGAGGAAATAAGTGCAGATGATATTGCAAAAAAATGTAATACAATTAACTATGAAATAGTTACAAGAATAGGAAAAAGAGTACCAAGAGTATACATTAAAAATGGAGAGGTTGTAAAAATTAAAACCCTTTTAGATAGATAG
- a CDS encoding secondary thiamine-phosphate synthase enzyme YjbQ → MKTKVLYIKSRKRVEAIDITDQVLEFVKESEVRDGVLFIYVPHTTAGLTINENADPSVIEDILNKASELVPRSSNYKHLEGNADSHIKSSIFGISHQLLIEDGRVILGTWQGIFFLEFDGPRERKVYLKILKNE, encoded by the coding sequence ATGAAAACGAAGGTTTTGTATATTAAATCAAGAAAAAGAGTTGAAGCAATAGATATAACAGACCAAGTTTTAGAATTTGTCAAAGAGAGTGAAGTTAGAGATGGAGTTCTTTTTATTTATGTACCTCATACAACAGCGGGTTTAACAATAAATGAAAATGCAGATCCAAGTGTTATTGAAGATATTTTAAATAAAGCCTCAGAACTTGTTCCACGATCATCAAATTATAAGCATCTTGAAGGAAATGCTGATTCTCACATAAAATCATCCATATTTGGAATATCTCATCAACTTTTAATAGAAGATGGAAGAGTTATTCTTGGAACATGGCAAGGGATCTTTTTTCTTGAATTTGATGGACCAAGAGAAAGAAAAGTATATTTAAAAATTTTAAAAAATGAATAA
- a CDS encoding HD domain-containing protein — protein sequence MKEELIKMLLETIKVKDEELFEHSKGVSFYSKLIASKFFNEEDKIKDIEIAALLHDIGKISIKEEILFKPSKLREDEFEIIKKHPEVGYKIISRSELLKDIANYVLLHHEWANGMGYPFGLKGDKIPIEAQIVSIADYIEANLNRRNYATNKTISSLIKELESLKNIKFKEEIVNKAIEVLKTIEDENEGFVY from the coding sequence TTGAAAGAAGAATTAATTAAAATGCTCCTTGAAACTATAAAAGTAAAAGATGAAGAACTATTTGAACACTCTAAAGGAGTTAGTTTTTATTCTAAATTAATCGCATCAAAATTTTTCAACGAAGAAGATAAAATAAAAGACATAGAAATTGCAGCACTTCTTCATGATATTGGAAAAATTTCAATAAAAGAGGAAATATTATTTAAACCATCTAAATTAAGAGAAGATGAATTTGAAATAATAAAAAAACATCCTGAGGTTGGATATAAAATAATTTCAAGAAGTGAATTATTAAAAGATATAGCAAATTATGTATTATTACATCATGAATGGGCAAATGGTATGGGTTACCCTTTTGGTTTAAAAGGAGACAAAATTCCTATTGAAGCACAAATTGTTTCTATTGCAGATTATATTGAAGCAAATTTAAATAGAAGAAATTATGCAACAAATAAAACAATTTCTTCACTTATAAAAGAGTTAGAGTCTCTTAAAAATATAAAATTTAAAGAAGAGATTGTTAACAAAGCAATAGAGGTTTTAAAAACAATAGAAGATGAAAACGAAGGTTTTGTATATTAA
- a CDS encoding XdhC/CoxI family protein: MHDFEIFKKGKELLEAGEIFSIVTIVEAQGSSPGKPGFKMLVTKNGETIGTVGGGTLEYFLTKEAIKAIEEEKPRVITRELKEIGMKCGGGVTAFIDIIGVKDRVYIFGAGHVGYSLYKFLTNLPFQIIVIDDREEFAKEERFPNAKVFKEDMIEFARKMEIRERDFVVVVSRAHTIDFGVIKEILKKEKEPFYLGLIASKNKAKEFKEQLKEEGYPQEKIDKIHSPIGVEINAITPDEIAISIIAEIIKVKNS, from the coding sequence ATGCATGACTTTGAAATTTTTAAAAAAGGAAAAGAACTTTTAGAGGCTGGCGAAATTTTTTCAATTGTTACAATTGTTGAAGCACAAGGTTCTTCTCCAGGAAAACCAGGTTTTAAGATGCTTGTTACAAAAAATGGAGAAACAATTGGAACAGTTGGTGGTGGAACTCTTGAATATTTTTTAACAAAAGAAGCAATAAAAGCAATCGAAGAAGAAAAACCAAGAGTTATAACAAGAGAACTTAAAGAAATTGGAATGAAGTGTGGTGGAGGAGTAACTGCATTTATCGATATTATTGGTGTTAAAGATAGGGTCTATATTTTTGGTGCTGGACATGTTGGTTACTCTTTATATAAATTTTTAACTAATCTTCCTTTTCAAATCATTGTAATTGATGATAGAGAAGAATTTGCTAAAGAGGAAAGATTTCCAAATGCAAAAGTATTTAAGGAAGATATGATTGAATTTGCAAGAAAAATGGAGATAAGAGAAAGAGATTTTGTAGTTGTTGTATCAAGAGCTCATACAATTGATTTTGGGGTTATAAAAGAGATTTTAAAAAAAGAAAAGGAGCCATTTTATTTAGGGTTAATTGCAAGTAAAAATAAAGCAAAAGAGTTTAAAGAACAATTAAAAGAAGAGGGATACCCTCAAGAAAAAATAGACAAAATTCATTCACCAATTGGAGTAGAAATCAACGCTATAACCCCTGATGAAATAGCAATAAGTATTATTGCTGAGATAATAAAGGTTAAGAATTCTTAA
- a CDS encoding AEC family transporter has product MITKIISFLILIFLGFFLKKIKFLNEGDGELLRKILFNVSLPSLVMYSILSSNFTRDFYQIFFIVPTTMIIQFLISFFLSSVFFKDKKEVATLILISVMGNTAFLGYPLVELFFTSKNLPYGIFYDQVHFYTFLILIFPLLTYISKSEKSGLKNSFITPPVIAFLISLLLKNFILPNILFESLNILKQSVTPLVLLYLGVNLDLNISKKDLSYLILVIFLKLILLPYITLYISNLFKANLMVKNVSLLQSMMPTMMATIIFGSQIGLNKKIIAKAVGITTIVSSITITILSKALIG; this is encoded by the coding sequence TTGATCACAAAAATAATTTCTTTTTTAATTTTAATTTTTCTTGGATTTTTCTTAAAAAAGATAAAATTTTTAAATGAGGGAGATGGAGAATTATTAAGAAAAATATTGTTTAATGTATCACTTCCTTCTCTTGTTATGTATTCTATACTATCATCAAATTTTACTAGAGATTTCTATCAAATTTTCTTTATTGTTCCAACCACAATGATTATTCAATTTTTAATTTCGTTTTTTTTATCTTCAGTTTTTTTTAAAGATAAAAAAGAGGTCGCTACTTTGATTTTGATTTCAGTTATGGGAAATACTGCATTTCTTGGATATCCACTTGTTGAATTATTTTTTACATCAAAAAATCTTCCTTATGGAATTTTTTATGATCAAGTTCACTTTTATACATTTCTTATTTTAATATTTCCTCTTTTAACCTATATCTCCAAAAGTGAAAAAAGTGGCTTAAAGAATTCATTTATAACCCCGCCTGTTATTGCTTTTCTTATATCTCTTTTATTAAAAAATTTCATCTTGCCAAATATTTTATTTGAATCGCTTAATATTTTAAAACAATCTGTAACTCCTTTAGTTCTTTTATATCTTGGAGTTAATCTTGACCTTAATATTTCAAAAAAAGATTTATCTTATTTAATCCTTGTAATTTTTTTAAAACTTATCCTTTTACCCTATATAACACTTTATATTTCTAATTTATTTAAGGCAAATTTAATGGTCAAAAATGTATCACTACTTCAATCTATGATGCCAACAATGATGGCAACAATCATTTTTGGATCTCAAATAGGTTTAAATAAAAAAATTATTGCAAAAGCAGTAGGAATAACAACAATTGTTTCATCAATTACAATAACTATTTTATCAAAAGCACTTATAGGTTAA
- the groL gene encoding chaperonin GroEL (60 kDa chaperone family; promotes refolding of misfolded polypeptides especially under stressful conditions; forms two stacked rings of heptamers to form a barrel-shaped 14mer; ends can be capped by GroES; misfolded proteins enter the barrel where they are refolded when GroES binds) — protein MAAKQILYSEDARKKLLEGVDAVANTVRVTLGPTARHVVLERKFGSPVVSDDGVSIAKEIELKDPFENLGAQLLKEVASKTNDVAGDGTTTATVLAQEMIHEGLKLVSAGANPVLLKRGMDDAVKEVVEYIKKVAMKVDEKKRIAEVATVSSKDPKIGEAIANAMEKVGKDGVITVEEWQGLDIKVELVEGMQFDRGYISPYFITDPEKMEVELKEPFIVITDKKISGIQEFLPLLEKIVQTGRPFLVIAEDVEGEALATLVVNKVRGTFQCCAVKAPGFGDRRKEMLMDIAILTGGQVISQDLGIKFENVTLDMLGRADKVKVDKDNTTIVGGKGAKRDIEARIAQIKKQIEETKSDYDREKLQERLAKLSGGVAIIKVGAATETEMKERKHRVEDAVAATKAAVEEGIVPGGGVIYINAQKVLDKFKNGDTDYIAGVNIVRKALEAPLRQIADNAGEKGVMIVEKIKESKDGIGFNAETHKIENLLDAGIIDPAKVARSALQNAESIASLLLTTEASVTEIPEKEKASPPPMPEY, from the coding sequence ATGGCAGCAAAGCAAATTTTATACAGTGAAGACGCAAGAAAAAAACTTCTTGAAGGTGTTGATGCAGTTGCTAATACAGTAAGAGTAACACTTGGACCAACAGCAAGACATGTTGTGCTTGAAAGAAAATTTGGATCTCCTGTTGTTTCAGACGATGGTGTTTCTATTGCAAAAGAAATTGAACTTAAAGATCCATTTGAGAACTTAGGAGCACAACTTCTTAAAGAAGTTGCTTCGAAAACAAATGATGTAGCAGGTGATGGAACAACTACAGCAACAGTTTTAGCACAAGAAATGATTCATGAAGGACTTAAACTTGTTTCTGCTGGTGCAAATCCAGTTCTTCTTAAAAGAGGAATGGATGACGCTGTTAAAGAGGTTGTTGAATACATAAAGAAAGTCGCAATGAAAGTTGATGAAAAGAAAAGAATTGCAGAAGTTGCGACTGTTTCCTCAAAAGATCCAAAAATTGGAGAGGCAATCGCTAATGCAATGGAAAAAGTTGGAAAAGATGGAGTCATCACAGTTGAAGAGTGGCAAGGTTTAGACATAAAGGTTGAACTTGTTGAGGGTATGCAATTTGATAGAGGTTATATCTCTCCATACTTCATTACAGATCCTGAAAAGATGGAAGTTGAACTTAAAGAGCCATTTATCGTAATAACAGATAAAAAGATTTCAGGAATTCAAGAATTCTTGCCACTACTTGAAAAGATTGTTCAAACTGGGAGACCATTCCTTGTAATTGCTGAAGATGTTGAAGGAGAAGCATTAGCAACATTAGTAGTTAATAAAGTTAGAGGAACATTCCAATGTTGTGCAGTAAAAGCTCCAGGTTTTGGTGACAGAAGAAAAGAGATGTTAATGGATATTGCAATTCTTACAGGTGGTCAAGTAATCTCTCAAGACCTTGGAATCAAATTTGAAAATGTTACTCTTGATATGCTTGGTAGAGCAGACAAAGTTAAAGTTGATAAAGACAATACAACTATAGTTGGTGGAAAAGGTGCAAAGAGAGATATCGAAGCAAGAATCGCACAAATTAAAAAGCAGATTGAAGAAACAAAATCAGATTATGATAGAGAAAAATTACAAGAAAGACTTGCTAAACTTTCTGGTGGTGTTGCAATAATTAAAGTTGGTGCAGCAACAGAAACTGAAATGAAAGAGAGAAAACATAGAGTTGAAGATGCTGTTGCAGCAACAAAAGCAGCAGTTGAAGAGGGAATTGTACCAGGTGGTGGAGTAATTTATATTAATGCTCAAAAAGTTCTCGATAAATTTAAAAATGGTGATACAGATTATATTGCAGGAGTTAACATTGTAAGAAAAGCACTTGAAGCACCATTAAGACAGATTGCAGATAATGCTGGCGAAAAAGGAGTTATGATCGTTGAGAAAATTAAAGAGAGTAAAGACGGAATTGGATTTAATGCTGAGACTCACAAAATTGAAAATCTTCTTGATGCAGGAATAATTGATCCAGCAAAGGTAGCAAGATCTGCACTTCAAAATGCAGAATCTATTGCATCGCTTCTTTTAACAACAGAGGCTTCAGTTACTGAGATACCAGAAAAAGAGAAAGCATCACCTCCTCCAATGCCTGAATATTAA
- a CDS encoding diacylglycerol kinase family lipid kinase, translated as MKESKNYFFIVNPVAGVGKALKVWSKIKKVLENLKVNFEYMITEYPGHATEIAKEAIKKGFKYLISVGGDGTTREIAQGIENNESVLGIIPAGRGRDLPRSLNIPKNPIKALELILNDGNIVEIDHPKLDSTRFLNFSGIGLDAEVAYVANKKFRGLGILSYLLGLFYVIYYWKIPEFILKIDGEIRKVKAYLITIANGKYGGGGMQISPLSDIKDGFLDVIIFHKMPKLRFLYHFPKVYTGGGHIKISGVECLKCKKIEVHGESFVKTQADGDLFGGLPKIFEIDNKKIKVLTGLNVK; from the coding sequence ATGAAAGAGAGTAAAAATTACTTTTTTATAGTAAATCCCGTAGCTGGTGTTGGGAAGGCTCTTAAAGTTTGGAGTAAAATCAAAAAAGTCCTTGAAAATTTGAAAGTAAATTTTGAATATATGATTACTGAATATCCAGGACATGCAACAGAGATAGCAAAAGAAGCAATTAAAAAAGGTTTTAAATATTTAATCTCCGTCGGTGGCGATGGTACAACAAGAGAGATTGCTCAAGGAATCGAAAATAATGAGAGTGTATTAGGAATAATTCCAGCAGGAAGAGGAAGGGATCTTCCAAGAAGTTTAAACATTCCAAAAAATCCAATTAAGGCTCTTGAATTAATTTTAAATGATGGAAATATCGTAGAGATTGACCACCCAAAGTTAGATAGTACAAGGTTTTTAAATTTTTCTGGAATTGGACTTGATGCAGAAGTTGCTTATGTTGCAAATAAAAAATTCAGAGGACTTGGAATTTTATCATATCTTCTTGGGCTATTTTATGTTATCTATTATTGGAAGATTCCTGAATTTATCTTAAAAATTGATGGAGAGATAAGAAAAGTTAAAGCATATTTAATAACAATTGCAAATGGAAAATATGGAGGAGGAGGAATGCAGATTTCACCATTATCTGATATAAAAGATGGATTTTTAGATGTAATTATTTTCCATAAAATGCCAAAATTAAGATTTTTATATCACTTTCCAAAAGTTTATACTGGTGGTGGACATATAAAGATAAGTGGTGTTGAATGTTTAAAATGTAAAAAAATTGAAGTTCATGGAGAAAGTTTTGTAAAAACTCAAGCAGATGGAGATCTATTTGGAGGTTTACCTAAGATTTTTGAGATTGATAATAAAAAAATAAAAGTTTTAACAGGACTTAATGTTAAATAA
- a CDS encoding amidohydrolase gives MIKIFYNGRIYDENFSLKKTLVVYDDKILYLGDEDNLNYPYKKEKIDLKGDFIFPTFFDSHLHLGLFSKSLYEINLSNIDNFDLVLKKLKESNKKEDIIFGFGWDDEKWKIKPHKKFLDEIFLDKFVILKRRDGHSVWVNSKVLNYLNIMSNTKFKGGKVEVDENGEPNGVLRDRAGEYVLEKFKDKIDYKNYIKKGIEKLYSYGIGSICNMDGDIIEFLIKRKYRLRIFNAVPVNKFEDFSKIGLKSFFGDEFLKIGGVKIFMDGSLGSKTSFMKDGFLDEPQNRGLSYYDYKELKELIKEINRKNFCVWVHAIGDLANELVLKSFLEVGSNKFNRIEHAQIVSKSFLEDLKKGTFFLSVQPSHIILDIDKIEKFLGDRGRFVYTFKTFLDLNQILCFGTDAPIEDIDPIRGIKISIKRVVNGKEFFREEEIDLISSFKAYTINPAKSVNEDKKIGSLKEGKYADFIVFEDDPMKLSAKIKKVYIGGEKVYERE, from the coding sequence ATGATAAAAATTTTTTATAATGGACGAATTTATGATGAAAATTTTTCTTTAAAAAAGACTCTTGTAGTTTATGATGACAAAATTTTATATTTAGGAGATGAAGATAACTTAAATTATCCATATAAAAAAGAGAAGATAGACCTTAAGGGAGATTTTATTTTCCCAACATTTTTTGATTCACATCTTCATCTTGGACTATTTTCAAAATCTTTATATGAAATAAACCTTTCTAATATAGATAATTTTGATTTAGTTTTAAAAAAACTTAAAGAAAGTAATAAAAAAGAAGATATAATTTTTGGATTTGGATGGGATGATGAGAAGTGGAAAATTAAACCACATAAAAAATTTCTTGATGAAATATTTTTAGATAAATTCGTAATTTTAAAGAGAAGAGATGGACATTCAGTATGGGTAAATTCTAAGGTTTTAAATTATTTGAATATAATGAGCAATACAAAGTTTAAGGGTGGTAAAGTTGAAGTTGATGAGAATGGAGAGCCAAATGGAGTTTTGAGAGATAGAGCAGGTGAGTATGTGCTTGAGAAATTTAAAGATAAAATAGACTATAAAAATTATATTAAAAAAGGAATAGAAAAACTTTACTCATATGGTATTGGTTCTATATGTAATATGGATGGAGATATTATTGAATTTTTAATTAAGAGAAAGTATAGATTAAGAATCTTTAACGCAGTTCCAGTTAACAAATTTGAAGATTTTTCAAAGATAGGTCTTAAAAGTTTCTTTGGAGATGAATTTTTAAAAATTGGCGGAGTAAAAATTTTTATGGATGGGTCTCTTGGTTCAAAAACTTCTTTTATGAAAGATGGTTTCTTAGATGAGCCACAAAACAGGGGATTATCATATTATGATTATAAAGAATTAAAAGAGTTAATAAAAGAAATAAATAGAAAAAATTTCTGTGTATGGGTTCATGCAATTGGAGATTTAGCAAATGAACTTGTTTTAAAATCTTTTTTAGAAGTAGGCAGCAATAAATTCAATAGAATTGAACATGCTCAAATTGTTTCAAAATCTTTTCTTGAAGATCTTAAAAAAGGGACATTCTTTTTATCTGTTCAACCATCCCATATAATTCTTGATATTGATAAAATCGAGAAATTTTTAGGTGATAGAGGTAGATTTGTATATACTTTCAAGACATTTTTAGATTTAAATCAAATTCTATGTTTTGGGACAGATGCTCCAATTGAGGACATAGATCCAATAAGGGGAATAAAAATTTCAATAAAAAGAGTTGTTAATGGAAAAGAATTTTTTAGAGAAGAGGAAATAGATCTTATCTCCTCTTTTAAAGCATATACAATAAATCCTGCAAAAAGTGTTAATGAAGATAAAAAAATTGGAAGTCTTAAAGAGGGGAAGTATGCTGATTTTATTGTTTTTGAAGATGATCCTATGAAACTATCAGCAAAAATAAAAAAAGTTTATATAGGAGGTGAAAAAGTTTATGAAAGAGAGTAA